The Candidatus Eremiobacterota bacterium nucleotide sequence TGTCAATCGGTTTCATTGATATTACATGGGTACGCCTTATTTTATTCCCCCAACCGGTTGGTTAATAAAATATTTTTACAGGCGGGCAGCGTGCCGCCGGCTCCCGCGGGAAGGGAAAAGGGAGCACCGCAAGGAATGTTCCTGTGGTTCCTTTTTAACCCATAAGAGAGGCAGGCCCAGGTACCATTCACCGGCGGCCCTGTGAGGTATGGCCCATGAAGTGGACAGAAGACTACTCCATTCTCATCATAGATGATCAGCTGAGGGCCCCGACCACCGAGGGCGAGATTCTCCGTGCCATCGTCAGGGAAATCGAGAAGATGGGCGTCACGGTCCTCCAGGCGACAACCATCGAGGACGGGCGCTGGCATTTCATCGCCGAGCCGGGCATATGCTGCATCCTCCTTGACTGGGACATCGGCGACGAGGGCGCCGGGAGCTTTATCAGCTTCGTGCGCGGGAGAAACGGCGCCATACCCCTTTTCATCTTCACGGAAAAGCTCACCGTCAAGGACATACCCCTCGCCGTCATCTCCAGAATCAGCGGCTATATCTGGAAGATGGAGGACACTGCCGATTTTATTGCCGGCCGCATTGACATTGCCATCCAGGAATACTACGACTCCCTGCTGCCCCCTTTTTTCAAGGGCCTCGCCAGATATGTGAAGGAATGCCGCTACTCATGGCACACTCCCGGCCACATGGGAGGCGTGGCATTCCTCAAGTCGCCGTCAGGAAAGATTTTTTTTGACTTTCTCGGGGAGAACGCCTTCAGGAGCGACCTTTCCATATCGGTGCCGGAACTGGGATCACTCCTCGAGCATACGGAAGCCGTGGGAAAAGCCGAAGAGCACGCCGCCCGTGTTTTCGGCGCAGACAGGACCTTCTTCGTGACAAACGGGAATTCCACATCCAACAAGATAGTCATGCATGCCTGTCTCACCGCCGGTGATGTCGTGCTCATCGACCGCAACTGCCACAAGTCAGTCATGCATGGCGTCATCATGACAGGTGCCATCCCCCTTTATCTCATGCCCACCAGGAACGCCTACGGGATAATCGGGCCCATTCACCCCGGGGAGTTCGCCGGGAAGGCCATGGAAAAAAAGCTGAAGACAAGCCCTCTCATTACCAAAGAGCGTAGCGTCACCCACACGGTCATCACCAACTCAACCTACGACGGCATCTGCTACCATGCCGACCAGATAAAGCGGAAGCTTGATGGCCTCACTGAATCCCTTCACTTTGACGAGGCATGGTTCGGTTATGCAAAATTCCATCCCCTCTACCATGGGAGGTTCGGGATGCACGATACGGCGAGAAGCGACGGCAGCCCCGCCGTTTTTGCCACGCAGTCAACGCACAAGGTCCTCGCCTCGCTCTCGCAGGCATCAATGATCCATGTGAGGCACGGGAAAGCTCCCGTCGATTTTGACCGTTTCAACGAAGCCTTTATGATGCACACCTCCACGTCGCCCCAGTACCTCGTCATCGCCTCTCTTGACGTGGCCTCGCGCATGATGGAGGACCAGGGCGGCAGGATCCTTATCGAGGAGACCCTTGAGGAAGCCATCATCTTCAGGAAAAAAATGCTCCTCCTCAAGGATGAGATAGCCCGGGAGCATGGATGGTGGTTTGACCTGTGGCAGCCTTCCTCGGTCAAAACCCGCGGCGGCGCGGTGAAAAGGCTCGAGGAGATCGATGAAAAAGAGCTCATCAGGGAGAGCCGTTACTGGGATGCAGGACCCGGCGATGACTGGCACGGCTTCGGCGGAATGGAGAACGGGTATGCCATGCTCGATCCCATCAAGGTGACAGTCATCACCCCCGGCATTGACCATAAGGGGACCCTTGCGAAAAAGGGAGGGATCCCTGCCGCCCTCGTAAGCCGCTTCCTGAGGAGCAGGGGCATCGTCGTAGAGAAGACAGGCCACTATTCTTTCCTTATCCTTTACACCATAGGGATCACCAAGGGAAAATCAGGGACTCTTCTCTCGAAGCTCCTTGAGTTCAAGAGGCTCTATGACGGCAATGCCCCCCTTTCCGAGGTCTTCCCCGACCTCGTGGAAGCTCACCCTGACTTTTACAGAGGCCTGGGGCTTGCCGATCTCTGCGAGAGAATGCATCACCACCTCAAGGAAGGGAAAATAACGGCCATCATGAGGGATGTCTATGACTCCCTCCCCCCGCAGGTGATGCTTCCTGTCAAAGCTTACGAGCACCTCGTGAAAGGCCGCGTGGAGAAAGTGCCCCTCGGGGATCTGGAAGGCCGGGTCTCAGCCGTGATGGCAGTCCCCTACCCTCCCGGTATTCCCGTCATCATGCCGGGAGAGCAGTTCGGCGGGCAGGCACGGCAGATTATCCCCTTCCTGGCCTCATGCGAGGAGTTTGACAACAGCTTCCCAGGCTTTGAAAACGAGGTCCACGGCGTCACTGTCGAGGAGCACATGGGGAAAAAGCGTTACCTGCTGCCCTGCGTGAAGCGCTGAGAAGGAGAGGTGACCTCTCTCCCGCAGCACTTACCATGCTCCATCTTCATTCCGCCATCCTTTCAGCAGATACATTAAGGCCTCCCGCCGGGTTCAGCAGAGATTCTCATTGTGCTGCCCTGTGACGGCGCGGTTATTCTTTCGCCCCGCAGGATCGCAGAAGGTCGGCAACATCCATATGATTTCCCTTGAGAGCGCAGGTTAAAGGTGTGCCGTGCGGTGATGAAGCATTCACCTCTGCTCCCTGCGAGATGAGATAATCCACCATATCTATGTATCCCTCAGCAGCCGCATAATGGATCAGTCTCCAGTATTTTCGCCTGTCTGAGGCGTTTATGCACTCCGGGTGCTGTGCAAGAAGCGCTTTGAGATCATCAATGTTGCCATATTCTATCGCCCTGACCGCGTCATGAAAGAAAGCAATCCTTTTTGTTTCATAGAGCTCGGCATAGAATGAGCCTATGATTCCGGCGATAATCAACAAGGCAAAAAAACCGTATATGGGCTGCTGCAGCACGATTTTTATCAAGTCATCCAGACTCATTGAAGCATGTCCCCCCGGGTGCACCCTTCAGCCTTGAGTCAATTGTAACAAAAAGGAATCCACAAGGCAAGGAGGCTGACAGGAGGTGGGGCTCCATGAGCATCGGCGGAGACACCATCTCCGGCCTCCTGGGAGAAATTCGACAAGGCCTTCCCGTGCTTCGAAAATGAAGTCCACGGCGTCACTGTCGAGGTACACAGGAGGAAAAAGCGTTACCTGTGACCGGGAAGGAT carries:
- a CDS encoding Orn/Lys/Arg decarboxylase N-terminal domain-containing protein; translation: MKWTEDYSILIIDDQLRAPTTEGEILRAIVREIEKMGVTVLQATTIEDGRWHFIAEPGICCILLDWDIGDEGAGSFISFVRGRNGAIPLFIFTEKLTVKDIPLAVISRISGYIWKMEDTADFIAGRIDIAIQEYYDSLLPPFFKGLARYVKECRYSWHTPGHMGGVAFLKSPSGKIFFDFLGENAFRSDLSISVPELGSLLEHTEAVGKAEEHAARVFGADRTFFVTNGNSTSNKIVMHACLTAGDVVLIDRNCHKSVMHGVIMTGAIPLYLMPTRNAYGIIGPIHPGEFAGKAMEKKLKTSPLITKERSVTHTVITNSTYDGICYHADQIKRKLDGLTESLHFDEAWFGYAKFHPLYHGRFGMHDTARSDGSPAVFATQSTHKVLASLSQASMIHVRHGKAPVDFDRFNEAFMMHTSTSPQYLVIASLDVASRMMEDQGGRILIEETLEEAIIFRKKMLLLKDEIAREHGWWFDLWQPSSVKTRGGAVKRLEEIDEKELIRESRYWDAGPGDDWHGFGGMENGYAMLDPIKVTVITPGIDHKGTLAKKGGIPAALVSRFLRSRGIVVEKTGHYSFLILYTIGITKGKSGTLLSKLLEFKRLYDGNAPLSEVFPDLVEAHPDFYRGLGLADLCERMHHHLKEGKITAIMRDVYDSLPPQVMLPVKAYEHLVKGRVEKVPLGDLEGRVSAVMAVPYPPGIPVIMPGEQFGGQARQIIPFLASCEEFDNSFPGFENEVHGVTVEEHMGKKRYLLPCVKR
- a CDS encoding ankyrin repeat domain-containing protein yields the protein MSLDDLIKIVLQQPIYGFFALLIIAGIIGSFYAELYETKRIAFFHDAVRAIEYGNIDDLKALLAQHPECINASDRRKYWRLIHYAAAEGYIDMVDYLISQGAEVNASSPHGTPLTCALKGNHMDVADLLRSCGAKE